Proteins found in one Lagopus muta isolate bLagMut1 chromosome 18, bLagMut1 primary, whole genome shotgun sequence genomic segment:
- the TSEN54 gene encoding tRNA-splicing endonuclease subunit Sen54 isoform X2 gives MGFSEHGKQCLLPEEALYLLECGSLQLFNKDAPMSVQEAYEILLSQGAMNLLHYQVFSHLKQLGYIVLRFNPSTVLSPCERQLNLESHCKRCGKRQHKRRRSSSPGSCEKKQKVSEDLPKAEGTCEKGGHDCGEFSCVPLDDKPLSEQLKELDAGNGEEQSVTSNSVPLDTGKKNVPGPSWSLGTGDQKVNSTGTRAPHWDFTTIFLPNVAPDQPCIHLPSPDNKLLPENVPGREVDAASWCRRINQKQEKLLKKEREQQEKESKYKSSINSDREVRCCINWQEYKALLRRRSQQRVWRRPPHLWGQAVTPLLQPEEATSFAAVCQQISVLQPSHILDGASRLQEDLESIKIDFNVYQADAVAKFKKTNPGKPYVRMCVQSFDEQVPSLRALKQVTCQSGDVPVVFALVDHGEIAFYSLKEFKLPVDANY, from the exons ATGGGGTTCTCAGAGCATGGCAAACAGTGTCTGCTGCCTGAGGAGGCTCTGTACTTGCTGGAGTGT GGCTCTCTTCAGCTCTTTAACAAAGATGCGCCCATGTCAGTTCAGGAAGCCTATGAAATTCTGCTGTCCCAGGGGGCAATGAACCTGCTACATTACCAG GTGTTCAGCCACTTGAAGCAGCTGGGCTATATTGTACTGAGATTCAACCCCAG CACTGTCTTGTCTCCCTGCGAGAGGCAACTAAACCTGGAAAGTCATTGCAAGAGGTGTGGGAAACGCCAACACAAAAGGAGGAGGAGTTCTAGCCCTGG atcgtgtgagaagaaacaaaaggtaTCTGAGGACCTTCCAAAAGCCGAAGGGACCTGTGAAAAAGGTGGACATGACTGTGGAGAATTCAGTTGTGTTCCCTTGGATGATAAACCATTGtcagagcagctgaaggaattgGATGCTGGCAATGGAGAGGAGCAATCTGTCACATCAAACTCAGTTCCTCTtgatacaggaaaaaagaatgtcCCAGGCCCCTCCTGGAGTTTGGGAACTGGAGACCAGAAGGTGAACAGCACTGGCACCCGTGCGCCACACTGGGATTTTACTACGATCTTCTTGCCAAATGTGGCCCCAGATCAGCCATGCATACATCTGCCCTCACCTGACAACAAGCTTCTGCCAGAAAATGTGCCAGGGAGGGAGGTTGATGCAGCATCTTGGTGCAGACGCATCAACCAAAAACAGGAGAAGCTGttaaagaaggaaagggagcagcaggaaaaggaaagcaagtaCAAGAGCAGTATCAATTCTGACAGGGAGGTGAGATGCTGCATCAATTGGCAGGAATACAAAGCTCTTTTGAGACGGAGGAGCCAGCAGAGAGTTTGGAGACGACCACCGCATCTGTGGGGCCAAGCTGTCACACCACTTCTGCAGCCAGAGGAAGCTACCTCTTTTG CTGCAGTCTGCCAGCAGATcagtgtgctgcagccctcccacATACTGGATGGAGCCTCCCG GCTACAAGAGGACTTAGAGAGTATCAAGATAGACTTCAACGTGTATCAAGCAGATGCTGTGGCCAAATTTAAGAAGACAAACCCTGGGAAGCCGTATGTCAGGATGTGTGTTCAAAG ctTTGATGAGCAAGTCCCATCCCTTCGGGCTTTGAAGCAGGTCACATGTCAAAGTGGGGACGTCCCAGTGGTCTTTGCTCTGGTGGACCATGGAGAAATTGCCTTCTACTCTCTAAAGGAATTCAAGCTGCCAGTTGATGCTAATTACTGA